Proteins from a genomic interval of Streptomyces fodineus:
- a CDS encoding RICIN domain-containing protein, with amino-acid sequence MSRACGAVAVFSTTAALVLGGGTVSPASAAPPADATYTVTVGTPVPFTHPTDTPAGPYLDRDGTFHYQQSAALYGAKDPRTWDFYTGKDFDSATFDKTLSKAVNPANSADRNDDTTWRCNNSPTGRQATYAPSGSGYAQKNYCDLSGVWVDPDTGAWYGLVHNEFTPQPFGDGLHYDAIDYAVSTDRGRTWTIKDHVITSPYSTERGDTTAFPNQTYSYGDGDQRLFVDTASGYFYVYYGSRIIDKSGGWKAFYEHVARAPISAKMAPGSWRKWYDGAWSQPGTGGKESDIVPVDSAHPTGYTPAPAEYDPANTGTAAQQIAAGKMPPTSPLFVMNIAYDAYLGLYIGEPQAVDQSGKSPQYLYATDDLTSQKWHLIGDTGGYTNASWYRWFLDSANRTGSTIVGRSFRSYCAFGCSHDASGEYVDLTVDSTAPAAAPMDTTRGYRIASGAGRILAQASGGTATTSLARPTRSGRDTWVLTPTGDGAFTIANAASGRLLGVDSASTRGRAWGARPTVTAARAGGPSVGQQWFVIANARGGTYRLVNRYSGLVLGLSGRSGRLAETTPVRNWTDHSGSSVGAGRSAAEQSLSLTAT; translated from the coding sequence TTGAGCAGAGCATGCGGCGCCGTCGCGGTGTTTTCGACGACTGCCGCCCTGGTCCTGGGCGGCGGTACCGTGTCCCCGGCGTCGGCCGCGCCACCCGCCGACGCCACCTACACCGTGACCGTGGGGACCCCGGTGCCCTTCACCCACCCCACGGACACCCCCGCCGGCCCCTACCTCGACCGGGACGGCACCTTCCACTACCAGCAGTCCGCCGCGCTGTACGGCGCCAAGGACCCACGCACCTGGGACTTCTACACCGGCAAGGACTTCGACTCCGCGACCTTCGACAAGACCCTGAGCAAGGCGGTGAACCCCGCCAACTCCGCCGACCGCAACGACGACACCACCTGGCGCTGCAACAACAGCCCCACCGGCCGGCAGGCGACGTACGCGCCGAGCGGCTCCGGCTACGCCCAGAAGAACTACTGCGACCTGTCCGGGGTGTGGGTCGACCCGGACACCGGCGCCTGGTACGGCCTGGTGCACAACGAGTTCACCCCGCAGCCCTTCGGCGACGGACTGCACTACGACGCCATCGACTACGCCGTCTCCACCGACCGGGGCCGCACCTGGACCATCAAGGACCACGTGATCACATCCCCGTACAGCACCGAGCGCGGCGACACCACGGCCTTCCCGAACCAGACGTACTCCTACGGCGACGGCGACCAGCGCCTCTTCGTCGACACCGCATCCGGCTACTTCTACGTCTATTACGGCTCCCGGATCATCGACAAGAGCGGTGGCTGGAAGGCGTTCTACGAGCATGTGGCCCGCGCCCCGATCTCCGCCAAGATGGCCCCCGGATCCTGGCGCAAGTGGTACGACGGCGCCTGGTCCCAGCCCGGCACCGGCGGCAAGGAGAGCGACATCGTCCCCGTCGACTCCGCCCACCCCACCGGCTACACCCCGGCCCCCGCCGAGTACGACCCGGCCAACACCGGCACCGCCGCGCAGCAGATCGCGGCCGGCAAGATGCCGCCGACCTCGCCGCTGTTCGTCATGAACATCGCCTACGACGCCTACCTCGGGCTCTACATCGGCGAACCGCAGGCCGTCGACCAGAGCGGGAAGTCACCGCAGTACCTCTACGCCACCGACGATCTGACTTCCCAGAAGTGGCACCTCATCGGGGACACCGGCGGCTACACCAACGCCTCCTGGTACCGCTGGTTCCTCGACAGCGCCAACCGTACCGGCTCCACGATCGTCGGCAGGTCCTTCCGCTCCTACTGCGCCTTCGGCTGCTCGCACGACGCCTCCGGCGAGTACGTCGACCTCACCGTCGACTCCACCGCACCCGCGGCCGCGCCCATGGACACGACCCGCGGTTACCGCATCGCGAGCGGTGCCGGCCGGATCCTCGCCCAGGCCTCCGGCGGCACCGCCACCACCTCGCTGGCGCGGCCCACCCGATCCGGCCGCGACACCTGGGTCCTCACCCCGACCGGCGACGGCGCCTTCACCATCGCCAACGCCGCGAGCGGCCGGCTGCTCGGCGTCGACTCCGCCTCCACCAGGGGCCGCGCCTGGGGTGCCAGGCCCACCGTCACCGCGGCACGGGCCGGCGGGCCGTCGGTCGGTCAGCAGTGGTTCGTGATCGCGAACGCCCGCGGCGGCACCTACCGTCTGGTCAACCGCTACAGCGGCCTGGTGCTCGGCCTCTCCGGCAGGTCCGGCCGGCTCGCCGAGAC
- a CDS encoding FAD-dependent oxidoreductase → MSRTDATRVLVIGGGIAGTAAALGLHKAGYGVTVYEAHPDTAEDIGAFLTLASNGMRALAQLDATDAVTAVGFPLTSLRLLDHEGTELTHAPLGEVAEPGLRYRCLRRGELNAALQGEAARRGIRVRHGARLVAVTDGPHGVTARFADGSTAHAALLIGADGLNSTVRRLLTPGARPLYAGQRIFYGYTGTAPGADGTGVITFVRGGGTTFGYAVSPAGQTYWFARVSTEPLPAGGSARRAPWREDLLPLLRKDCPPAADIVAASQGPVMVTNATEMPLAAVWHRGRTLLIGDAAHAASPATGQGASMALEDAVVLAKALRDLPGAPAAFAAYERHRRPRVEHNISVSGGISRGGRNASRPGPVVARPAEPDEALLRQLAWDSPLSAPPPEEP, encoded by the coding sequence TTGAGCAGGACGGACGCGACGAGGGTACTGGTGATCGGCGGCGGCATCGCGGGGACCGCGGCCGCGCTCGGGCTGCACAAGGCCGGGTACGGCGTCACCGTGTACGAGGCACACCCCGACACGGCCGAGGACATCGGCGCGTTCCTGACCCTGGCGAGCAACGGCATGCGCGCCCTGGCCCAGCTCGACGCCACGGACGCCGTCACGGCCGTCGGTTTTCCGCTGACTTCGCTGCGGCTGCTCGACCACGAGGGCACCGAGCTGACCCACGCACCGCTCGGCGAGGTGGCCGAACCCGGGCTGCGCTACCGCTGTCTGCGCCGCGGCGAGCTGAACGCGGCCCTGCAGGGCGAGGCCGCCCGGCGCGGCATCCGCGTCCGCCATGGCGCCCGGCTGGTCGCCGTCACGGACGGCCCGCACGGCGTCACCGCCCGGTTCGCCGACGGCAGCACCGCCCACGCGGCCCTGCTCATCGGCGCCGACGGGCTGAACTCCACCGTGCGTCGGCTCCTCACCCCCGGCGCACGGCCCCTGTACGCGGGCCAGCGGATCTTCTACGGCTACACGGGCACCGCACCGGGCGCGGACGGCACCGGCGTCATCACCTTCGTCCGGGGCGGCGGGACCACGTTCGGATACGCGGTGTCGCCGGCCGGACAGACGTACTGGTTCGCCCGCGTGAGCACGGAGCCGCTGCCCGCCGGCGGCTCGGCGCGGCGCGCCCCGTGGCGCGAGGACCTGCTGCCGCTGCTGCGCAAGGACTGCCCGCCCGCCGCGGACATCGTCGCCGCCTCCCAGGGGCCCGTCATGGTCACCAACGCCACCGAGATGCCGCTCGCCGCCGTATGGCACCGGGGACGGACCCTGCTCATCGGCGACGCGGCCCACGCGGCCTCCCCGGCGACCGGCCAGGGAGCCTCGATGGCCCTGGAGGACGCCGTCGTCCTCGCCAAGGCGCTGCGGGACCTGCCCGGCGCCCCGGCCGCCTTCGCCGCCTACGAACGCCATCGGCGCCCACGGGTGGAACACAACATCAGCGTCAGCGGCGGGATCTCCCGCGGCGGCCGGAACGCGTCCCGTCCGGGTCCGGTCGTGGCCCGTCCCGCCGAACCGGACGAAGCGCTCCTGCGTCAACTGGCGTGGGACAGCCCGCTGTCCGCGCCCCCGCCCGAGGAGCCCTGA
- a CDS encoding ribosomal protein L7/L12 has translation MEEPPFAVVLTGAGDRRTDVVQVLRSVTGLSAWHSARLCAAVPVPVVGDTWFEAAAGAAARLRAAGAEADVVCGWCARTVPPDGRPLDPRPCAACAWSASGCPASRS, from the coding sequence ATGGAGGAGCCGCCGTTCGCGGTGGTGCTCACGGGTGCCGGGGACCGAAGGACGGACGTCGTGCAGGTCCTGCGGAGCGTCACCGGTCTGAGTGCCTGGCACAGTGCGCGGTTGTGCGCGGCCGTCCCGGTGCCGGTGGTCGGGGACACCTGGTTCGAGGCTGCCGCCGGGGCCGCGGCCCGGCTTCGGGCGGCCGGGGCCGAGGCGGACGTGGTGTGCGGGTGGTGTGCGCGCACCGTGCCGCCGGACGGGCGTCCGCTGGACCCCCGTCCGTGCGCGGCCTGCGCCTGGTCCGCCTCCGGCTGCCCCGCGAGCCGTTCCTGA
- a CDS encoding ABC transporter substrate-binding protein: MALRRSRSGTKRLAALVAAAALILVGCDSGGTSSSGDGRQRLTVAALPLTDSAALYLARDRGLFAKEGLDVRIQPVQQSIQALPALLKGQVSVIASANYVTYLQAYEKGTLDLRILAEGVRIAPHMMDVLVPKDSALKKPADLAGKKVAVAVLNNIQSLTLNAILDAQDAGRPVYRQILFPQMGPALEKGQVDAAHAVEPFDTAIQGELGARVLLDAGSGPALGLPASGYITTADFVKKNPKAAAGFRRAVEAASKLAAKDPGAVRTELPKYAKVTADQAASIHLPSYPATADPAALRRLIRLMREQGLLKKDIDPAPLLAK; encoded by the coding sequence ATGGCATTACGTCGATCACGATCGGGAACGAAACGGCTCGCCGCACTCGTCGCCGCCGCGGCGCTGATCCTCGTGGGCTGCGACAGCGGCGGCACGTCGTCCTCCGGCGACGGACGGCAGCGGCTGACCGTGGCGGCGCTGCCGCTCACCGACTCGGCCGCCCTCTATCTCGCCCGGGACCGCGGGCTGTTCGCCAAGGAGGGTCTGGACGTGCGCATCCAGCCCGTCCAGCAGAGCATCCAGGCGCTGCCCGCGCTGCTCAAGGGCCAGGTGAGCGTCATCGCGAGCGCGAACTACGTCACCTACCTCCAGGCCTACGAGAAGGGCACCCTGGACCTGCGCATCCTCGCCGAGGGCGTCCGGATCGCCCCGCACATGATGGACGTCCTCGTGCCCAAGGACTCGGCGCTGAAGAAGCCCGCCGACCTCGCGGGCAAGAAGGTCGCCGTCGCCGTCCTCAACAACATCCAGTCCCTGACCCTGAACGCGATCCTCGACGCCCAGGACGCCGGGCGGCCCGTCTACCGGCAGATCCTGTTCCCGCAGATGGGCCCCGCCCTGGAGAAGGGCCAGGTGGACGCCGCCCACGCGGTCGAGCCCTTCGACACCGCCATCCAGGGCGAGTTGGGCGCGCGGGTGCTGCTGGACGCCGGCTCGGGACCGGCGCTCGGCCTGCCGGCCAGCGGGTACATCACCACGGCCGACTTCGTGAAGAAGAACCCGAAGGCCGCCGCGGGCTTCCGGCGTGCCGTCGAGGCGGCCTCGAAGCTCGCCGCCAAGGATCCCGGAGCGGTCCGCACGGAGCTGCCGAAGTACGCCAAGGTGACCGCGGACCAGGCCGCGTCGATCCATCTGCCGTCCTATCCGGCGACCGCCGACCCGGCCGCACTGCGCCGGCTCATCCGGCTCATGCGGGAGCAGGGGCTGCTGAAGAAGGACATCGATCCGGCTCCCCTGCTGGCGAAGTGA
- a CDS encoding WD40/YVTN/BNR-like repeat-containing protein codes for MSVPTHRRRWFTVCALTASAALVVIPPSAASGRSPSPFGVRALGQLAKEREQSVGAMSPHVAGDDDHGNEADEIAEGADQYAEARTSPGVVAPGAYGAAWRDLTNLDSTGGRWRNVTDLPYDSDDPRYRDIDSNSSGGSGNVTGRMAAIAADDDGYVYAGSAGGGVWRSRTGGGHWQPVSDRLPAQSTGALAVDGAGRLWLGTGEATTNADAYLGSGVYVLTDPHHGTFSARSRVGGDELESTTIHELRFGGGKVWAATGKGVWSHSTNKLTGPWKLEFAPNPDYLPGGSKAGDPSAPYKNIANDIAIDPKDPAKVVLAVGWRSGDDYNGFYTEAGGTWTRISSGLGDLPADAGNVGNVTFARSADGSRYYAIDQSPQQLNTNPDSGLEGIYVSKSGSPTGPWTKIADYKGLAADNSALTSPGYMPGVQAWYNQFLTVDPSDPQHVYAGLEEVYETKDGGGTWSTVGPYWNFGFSCWSIDPAEQTGDCHQTTHSDQHGVAIGRYHGTSFVYVGNDGGVYKRPVDGAQDASGHATDWTSLNDGTIDTLQYYSVGIGKDLDHGGLSVTGGLQDNGQSILRGNDTVMGSDFGGDGGDTLTDPANGCNIAQEYVYLAVQVTQNCAVNDGSWTKDASKATSYSVAPPDNATSEARFIAPLAADMKDGNTWVAGGRHIWVQTHGYGIRSGSEWTSVHDFGAGRVATAVAASGGRIYAAWCGPCNNQGFARGIAVGNADGTGWHDISLPVDGTVPNRYLSGFAVDPKNADHVFLAVNGFSRHWTEGPGAGVGHVFESTDGGTTWKDISANLPDVPTDSALVTADGGLAVATDLGVVYRAPGCTTWQRVGSLPAVAVLQLKTGPDGGTLYAATHGRGIYTVKVRDLH; via the coding sequence GTGTCCGTACCAACCCACAGAAGACGGTGGTTCACGGTCTGTGCGCTCACCGCGTCCGCCGCGCTCGTCGTGATACCCCCGTCCGCCGCCTCCGGGCGCTCGCCCAGCCCCTTCGGCGTCCGTGCGCTCGGCCAACTCGCCAAGGAACGCGAGCAGTCGGTGGGCGCCATGTCCCCGCACGTGGCCGGGGACGATGACCACGGCAACGAGGCGGACGAGATCGCCGAGGGCGCGGACCAGTACGCCGAGGCCCGCACCTCACCCGGTGTGGTCGCCCCGGGCGCGTACGGCGCGGCCTGGCGCGACCTCACCAACCTCGACAGCACCGGCGGCAGGTGGCGCAATGTCACCGATCTGCCGTACGACTCCGACGACCCGCGCTACCGCGACATCGACTCCAACTCCAGCGGTGGCAGCGGAAACGTCACCGGCAGGATGGCGGCGATCGCCGCCGACGACGACGGCTACGTCTACGCGGGCAGCGCCGGCGGCGGGGTGTGGCGCTCGCGCACCGGGGGCGGCCACTGGCAGCCCGTCAGCGACCGGCTGCCCGCCCAGTCCACCGGCGCCCTCGCCGTCGACGGCGCGGGCCGGCTGTGGCTGGGCACCGGCGAGGCCACCACCAACGCCGACGCCTATCTCGGCAGCGGCGTCTACGTCCTCACCGACCCCCACCACGGCACCTTCTCCGCACGCAGCAGGGTCGGCGGCGACGAGCTGGAGAGCACCACCATCCACGAGCTGCGCTTCGGCGGCGGCAAGGTCTGGGCGGCCACCGGCAAGGGCGTGTGGAGCCACTCCACGAACAAGCTCACCGGCCCCTGGAAGCTGGAGTTCGCACCCAACCCCGACTATCTGCCCGGCGGTTCGAAGGCCGGCGATCCGTCCGCGCCGTACAAGAACATCGCCAACGACATCGCCATCGACCCCAAGGACCCGGCCAAGGTGGTCCTCGCCGTCGGCTGGCGCAGCGGCGACGACTACAACGGCTTCTACACCGAGGCGGGCGGCACCTGGACCCGGATCAGCAGCGGCCTCGGTGACCTCCCGGCCGACGCCGGCAACGTCGGCAACGTCACCTTCGCCCGCTCCGCCGACGGCTCCCGCTACTACGCCATCGACCAGTCCCCGCAGCAGCTCAACACCAACCCGGACAGTGGCCTGGAGGGCATCTACGTCTCCAAGTCCGGCTCGCCGACCGGCCCCTGGACGAAGATCGCCGACTACAAGGGGCTGGCGGCCGACAACTCGGCGCTGACCTCGCCCGGTTACATGCCGGGCGTCCAGGCCTGGTACAACCAGTTCCTCACCGTCGATCCCAGCGACCCCCAGCACGTGTACGCCGGCCTGGAAGAGGTCTACGAGACCAAGGACGGCGGCGGCACCTGGTCCACCGTCGGCCCGTACTGGAACTTCGGGTTCTCCTGCTGGAGCATCGACCCGGCCGAGCAGACCGGGGACTGCCACCAGACCACCCACTCCGACCAGCACGGCGTCGCGATCGGCCGCTACCACGGCACGAGCTTCGTGTACGTAGGCAACGACGGCGGCGTCTACAAGCGCCCGGTCGACGGCGCCCAGGACGCCTCCGGCCACGCCACCGACTGGACCTCCCTCAACGACGGCACCATCGACACCCTGCAGTACTACTCCGTCGGCATCGGCAAGGACCTCGACCACGGCGGCCTGTCCGTCACCGGCGGCCTCCAGGACAACGGCCAGTCCATCCTGCGTGGCAATGACACGGTGATGGGCTCCGACTTCGGCGGCGACGGCGGCGACACGCTCACCGACCCGGCCAACGGCTGCAACATCGCCCAGGAGTACGTCTACCTAGCCGTCCAGGTCACCCAGAACTGCGCGGTGAACGACGGCAGCTGGACCAAGGACGCGAGCAAGGCGACGTCGTACTCCGTCGCCCCGCCCGACAACGCCACCAGCGAGGCCCGCTTCATCGCCCCGCTCGCGGCGGACATGAAGGACGGCAACACCTGGGTGGCCGGCGGCCGGCACATCTGGGTCCAGACCCATGGCTACGGCATCCGCAGCGGCTCGGAGTGGACCAGCGTGCACGACTTCGGCGCCGGCCGGGTCGCGACCGCCGTCGCCGCGTCCGGCGGCAGGATCTACGCCGCCTGGTGCGGTCCCTGCAACAACCAGGGCTTCGCCCGGGGCATCGCCGTCGGCAACGCGGACGGCACCGGCTGGCACGACATCAGCCTGCCCGTCGACGGCACCGTGCCCAACCGCTACCTCAGCGGCTTCGCCGTCGACCCGAAGAACGCCGACCACGTCTTCCTCGCGGTGAACGGTTTCTCCCGGCACTGGACGGAGGGCCCCGGGGCCGGCGTCGGCCACGTCTTCGAGTCCACCGACGGCGGCACCACCTGGAAGGACATCTCGGCCAACCTGCCCGACGTGCCCACCGACTCCGCGCTGGTGACGGCCGACGGCGGCCTCGCCGTCGCCACGGACCTCGGTGTCGTCTACCGCGCGCCGGGCTGCACCACCTGGCAGCGGGTCGGCAGCCTGCCGGCGGTCGCCGTCCTCCAGCTCAAGACCGGCCCGGACGGCGGCACGCTGTACGCCGCCACGCACGGCCGGGGAATCTACACCGTGAAGGTGCGGGACCTGCACTGA
- a CDS encoding ABC transporter permease, producing MLLGLLGAAGAFGVCEAVSRAGIVRRSYLPPASEVLVRAARLTADPVFVDGIGVTLRAWALGLGLACAIAVPLGLLLGAVPVVEAAARAVIEFLRPLPSVALIPLVSLLLGSGTETEVTLIAYASLWPVLFNTVYGLGETDPLAKDTLRAFGFGRLAVLLRVELPATAPFIAAGVRISAAVALILAVATEILSGFGQGLGIFIAQAQTATDGTRDVLAGVVWAGGLGLVINGVLVGVEGRLFAWALEPGPEAGKSERGHP from the coding sequence ATGCTGCTCGGCCTGCTCGGCGCGGCGGGGGCCTTCGGGGTGTGCGAGGCGGTCTCCCGGGCCGGGATCGTACGGCGCAGCTACCTGCCGCCCGCCTCCGAAGTCCTCGTCCGCGCCGCCCGGTTGACGGCTGACCCGGTCTTCGTCGACGGCATCGGGGTGACCCTGCGGGCGTGGGCGCTCGGCCTCGGGCTCGCCTGCGCGATCGCCGTACCGCTGGGGCTGCTGCTGGGCGCGGTGCCGGTCGTGGAGGCCGCCGCACGCGCGGTGATCGAGTTCCTGCGGCCGCTGCCGTCCGTCGCGCTGATCCCGCTGGTGTCGCTGCTGCTCGGGTCGGGCACGGAGACGGAGGTGACGCTGATCGCGTACGCCTCGCTCTGGCCGGTGCTGTTCAACACCGTCTACGGCCTGGGCGAGACCGACCCGCTGGCCAAGGACACCCTGCGGGCCTTCGGGTTCGGGCGGCTCGCGGTGCTGCTGCGGGTGGAGTTGCCGGCCACCGCGCCGTTCATCGCCGCCGGGGTGCGGATCTCGGCCGCGGTCGCGCTGATCCTGGCCGTCGCCACGGAGATCCTCTCCGGCTTCGGCCAGGGCCTCGGCATCTTCATCGCCCAGGCCCAGACGGCGACGGACGGTACGCGGGACGTGCTGGCGGGGGTGGTGTGGGCGGGCGGTCTCGGGCTGGTGATCAACGGCGTACTGGTGGGCGTGGAGGGGCGGTTGTTCGCCTGGGCGCTGGAACCCGGCCCGGAGGCAGGGAAGTCGGAGCGGGGCCACCCATGA
- the mdlC gene encoding benzoylformate decarboxylase — protein sequence MTTVTVREAVVRFLRETGMTTVFGNPGSTELRMFRDWPDDFTYVLGLQESVAVGMAAGHALGTRRAAFVSLHSAGGVGHALGAVFNAFRDRVPLVVVAGQQARSLLRLRPFLGADEPALFPRPYVKSARQPERAEDVPAVLAEAYRIAMTHPRGPVFVSVPEDDWDRPSEPVPPRTVHAAFTADPDALRALAARLTACARPALVVGPGVDDEDALEQVRALAERTRAGVWISPLSGRSGFPESHPLFQGFLPPIARRLAARLAPYDVVVALGTPVFTYHVADDGPPLAPGTELFHLDCDPGQAAWLPTGTSIVTTLRPALERLTELLDKEPDHDPPPPRPAPAPTRAEGHITPELFFDLLSARLPRDRVLVEEAPSHRDTLHARVPVESGGGFLTTGSGALGWGLPLAVGRALADRRRVVCVVGDGSALYSVQALWSAARHTAPVTYVLLDNGGYAAVRALGRRIGIAPVPGTDITGIDFAALAEAFGCPAARAEHAEELPAALDHALGHGDGTGPFLLHLRVGGSAGTLYEPWAG from the coding sequence ATGACGACGGTCACGGTGCGCGAGGCGGTCGTACGGTTTCTGCGGGAGACCGGCATGACCACGGTGTTCGGCAATCCGGGCTCCACGGAACTGCGGATGTTCCGCGACTGGCCGGACGACTTCACCTATGTGCTGGGCCTGCAGGAGTCCGTGGCCGTGGGAATGGCGGCCGGGCACGCGCTCGGCACCCGGCGTGCCGCCTTCGTCAGCCTGCACTCGGCCGGCGGGGTGGGGCACGCGCTCGGTGCGGTGTTCAACGCCTTCCGCGACCGGGTGCCGCTGGTCGTCGTGGCGGGACAGCAGGCGCGCTCACTGCTCCGGTTACGGCCCTTCCTCGGCGCCGACGAACCGGCCCTGTTCCCGCGCCCGTACGTGAAGTCCGCCCGCCAGCCGGAGCGGGCCGAGGACGTGCCTGCCGTGCTCGCCGAGGCGTACCGGATCGCGATGACGCATCCGCGCGGCCCGGTGTTCGTGTCGGTGCCGGAGGACGACTGGGACCGGCCCTCCGAACCCGTCCCGCCCCGCACGGTGCACGCGGCGTTCACGGCCGACCCGGACGCCCTGCGCGCACTCGCCGCCCGGCTCACCGCCTGTGCGCGCCCGGCGCTCGTGGTGGGCCCAGGGGTGGACGACGAGGACGCGCTGGAACAGGTCCGGGCGCTCGCCGAGCGGACCCGGGCCGGGGTGTGGATCAGCCCGCTCTCCGGCCGCTCCGGTTTCCCGGAGTCGCATCCGCTGTTCCAGGGGTTCCTGCCGCCGATCGCCCGTCGACTGGCCGCGCGGCTCGCTCCGTACGACGTGGTGGTGGCCCTCGGCACCCCGGTGTTCACCTACCATGTGGCGGACGACGGTCCGCCGCTCGCGCCCGGCACCGAACTGTTCCACCTGGACTGCGACCCCGGCCAGGCCGCCTGGCTGCCCACCGGCACCAGCATCGTCACCACCCTGCGGCCCGCCCTGGAACGGCTCACCGAACTGCTGGACAAGGAACCCGACCACGACCCGCCACCACCCAGGCCGGCCCCCGCCCCGACCCGCGCCGAGGGGCACATCACCCCGGAGCTGTTCTTCGATCTGCTGAGCGCCCGGCTGCCGCGCGACCGGGTCCTCGTCGAGGAGGCGCCGAGCCACCGTGACACGCTGCACGCGCGCGTGCCCGTCGAGTCCGGCGGCGGCTTCCTCACCACGGGCAGCGGGGCCCTCGGCTGGGGCCTGCCGCTCGCGGTCGGCCGGGCGCTCGCCGACCGGCGCCGGGTGGTGTGCGTGGTCGGCGACGGCTCGGCGCTCTATTCGGTGCAGGCGCTGTGGAGTGCGGCCCGGCACACGGCACCGGTCACGTACGTCCTTCTGGACAACGGCGGTTACGCGGCCGTCCGCGCGCTCGGCCGCCGGATCGGCATCGCGCCCGTCCCCGGCACGGACATCACCGGCATCGACTTCGCCGCCCTCGCCGAGGCCTTCGGCTGCCCTGCGGCCCGCGCCGAACACGCCGAGGAGCTGCCTGCCGCGCTGGACCACGCCCTGGGCCACGGCGACGGCACCGGGCCCTTCCTGCTGCACCTGCGGGTCGGCGGAAGCGCGGGCACCCTGTACGAGCCCTGGGCCGGGTGA
- a CDS encoding ABC transporter permease yields the protein MTGTQGNASGSPRATAVPFLLRWAVLLVAVACWELAARARGSVYFPPPLRIARHARDLWFSGAVDHLFLTPAAVDTILPSLGRMAAGFALAAVAGITLGIAMGRSRRAYALCNPVLQFARSVPPPALVPVFVVVFDFGTPMQVASIVFSAVWPVLVNSAEGARATDPLRLEVAAVLRLTAPERLWFLILPSALPRIFAGLRLSLSLCLILMVFSELLPGADDGIGFTLTDAQTRSDLLTVWAALMLLGALGYLLNTGLLAVEKRLVGPRTSAGRTA from the coding sequence ATGACGGGGACACAGGGCAACGCGTCCGGCTCGCCCCGCGCCACCGCCGTCCCCTTCCTGCTGCGCTGGGCGGTGCTGCTCGTCGCCGTGGCCTGCTGGGAGCTGGCCGCACGGGCGCGGGGCAGCGTCTACTTCCCGCCGCCGCTGCGCATCGCCCGGCACGCGCGCGACCTGTGGTTCTCGGGCGCCGTCGATCATCTGTTCCTGACCCCGGCCGCCGTCGACACCATCCTGCCCAGCCTCGGCCGGATGGCGGCCGGGTTCGCGCTCGCCGCCGTCGCCGGAATCACCCTGGGGATTGCGATGGGCCGCTCGCGCCGGGCGTACGCGCTGTGCAACCCGGTGCTCCAGTTCGCACGGTCCGTGCCGCCGCCCGCCCTGGTGCCGGTCTTCGTCGTCGTCTTCGACTTCGGTACGCCCATGCAGGTGGCGTCGATCGTGTTCAGCGCCGTATGGCCGGTGCTGGTCAACTCGGCCGAGGGCGCCCGTGCCACCGACCCGCTGCGGCTGGAGGTGGCGGCCGTGCTGCGGCTGACGGCGCCCGAACGGCTGTGGTTCCTGATCCTGCCCTCGGCGCTGCCCCGGATCTTCGCGGGGCTCCGGCTCAGTCTGTCGCTGTGCCTGATCCTGATGGTGTTCTCCGAGCTGCTGCCGGGCGCCGACGACGGTATCGGTTTCACGCTCACCGACGCCCAGACACGCTCGGACCTGCTCACGGTGTGGGCCGCGCTGATGCTGCTCGGCGCGCTGGGCTATCTCCTCAACACCGGCTTGCTGGCGGTCGAGAAGCGGCTCGTCGGCCCGAGGACGTCCGCGGGGAGGACGGCATGA
- a CDS encoding ABC transporter ATP-binding protein yields the protein MLRLDSVSRHFGDMRVLDRFSLTVPDGQLLSVVGPSGCGKSTLLRTIAGLLPAQEGTITIDGAPVTGVPERLAVVFQEYGRSLLPWLTVRDNVALPLRRRGLGRAARRAAAETILERVGLHGAGRRHPRELSGGMQQRVAIARALVCRPSLLLMDEPFGSLDARTREDLEDLLLQVHRADGTTIVFVTHDIDESVYVGDRVVVLSPGPGSLVVRDLPVDLPAERDQLTTRSLPAFVKLRTEVGRAVRGEYGEG from the coding sequence ATGCTGCGCCTCGACTCCGTCAGCCGGCACTTCGGCGACATGCGCGTCCTGGACCGGTTCAGCCTCACCGTGCCCGACGGTCAACTCCTCAGCGTGGTCGGGCCCTCCGGCTGCGGCAAGTCCACGCTGCTGCGCACCATCGCCGGGCTGCTGCCCGCGCAGGAGGGCACGATCACCATCGACGGCGCGCCGGTCACCGGCGTGCCGGAGCGGCTCGCGGTCGTCTTCCAGGAGTACGGCCGCTCGCTGCTGCCCTGGCTCACCGTGCGCGACAACGTGGCCCTGCCGCTGCGCCGCCGGGGCCTGGGGCGCGCCGCCCGCCGGGCCGCGGCCGAGACGATCCTCGAACGCGTCGGCCTGCACGGGGCCGGACGCCGGCATCCCCGGGAGCTGTCCGGCGGCATGCAGCAGCGGGTGGCCATCGCCCGCGCGCTGGTCTGCCGGCCGTCCCTGCTGCTCATGGACGAGCCGTTCGGCTCGCTGGACGCCCGCACCCGCGAGGACCTGGAGGACCTGCTCCTTCAGGTCCATCGCGCCGACGGCACGACCATCGTGTTCGTCACCCACGACATCGACGAGAGCGTGTACGTCGGCGACCGCGTCGTGGTCCTCTCCCCCGGCCCCGGCTCCCTCGTCGTCCGTGACCTGCCGGTGGACCTGCCGGCCGAACGGGACCAGCTCACCACCCGGAGTCTGCCCGCGTTCGTGAAGCTGCGGACGGAGGTGGGCCGGGCGGTACGCGGCGAGTACGGGGAGGGGTGA